TCAATATATTTTTCGCTTAGTGCTAGTTCTTCTCGAACAATCGAAAGCTCCGTGCATCCGAGAATGAAGGACTCGCACCCTTTTTGTTCCATTGCATGAATAATCGTTTCCCAGTTCTCACGATTTGTTGGTTTGCCTGCTTTTACATCGTCATAAATAACCGACATCACCAGCTCTTGAATGTCATTATCCGGGATAATGGTTTCTACTCCAACTTCTTCGAACGCTTGTTGGTACACCTTCGAAAAAATTGTCCCTGATGTTGCCAATATCCCTACGCGCTTCACACCTAAACTCACGGTTTTTTTTGCAGTTTCACGTATCATGTGAAGAACTGGAATATCTAGCTGTTCTTGAATCTCCTCGTAAAAGCTATGCGCCGTATTACACGGAATAGCCAATACATCAACGCCAAACGCCGTGAGTTTTTTTCCGTCTTCGACCATCTTAGGAACAGGACTCGGTTTTGCATTGTCCAAAATGTGTGCGGTTCGATCAGGTATCGAGGTATTGTTGGAAATGACGAATGGCAAATGATCCTGATCTTTTGCAGCTTTCGTATGTTTCACAATCATCTCCCCAAGCAACATCGTCGCAAGTGGACCAACGCCACCAATGATTCCTAATGTTTTTTTCATTACTCGGACAGTCCTTTGTTGTTGAAGTATTTCTTGTATTTACGGTAATAATTCAGGTTGTTCATCATCAACTTCATCCAGCGTTGCCAGTGGAAATCTTTCTTGTAAAACAAATGATTCGTTACTTTTCCTTGGGCAATTAACTTCTTCGCTTTATCTAGTAACGCGCCGTTTTGTGCGTATTTAAACAGCACACCTTTCGGGATAATCATCCATAAATGCTCATCTTTCGCATACGTTAGTTCTTGCGGCACATTGAAAATGTGGTCATCTGCGACATACTTCATTAAATTATGTCCACTCGCGGTTACGTAATAGCTGCTACGACCATTTCGAAGGTTGATCTCAAACAATTTGTATTGTCCGTCGCGAGAATCATATTTCATATCAAAATTCGCACACCCAACATAGCCGATGTCTTCTAAGAAAAAGCGCACTTTGTCGAGCAATGCTTCATCAAATGTATTGATAATTGCTGCATAGCTCCCGATTCCTTCTGGAGAATGTTCTTCTAGGATTGGGTTTCCAAGTGACATAAGCTTCACTTTTCCATCCTTTCCAACGTATGCATTTAACACACGCATATACGAATCGTCTCCAGGGATGAATTCCTGAATGGTTAAGTTATCCTGGTACGGCGAGTTATAAATCGCTGTTAAAATTGCCGTTTTTTCTGCTTCATCATGCGCTACGAACACTTTTTTCTTTCCTGGGAATGAAACATTCCAATACGCTACAGAGTTCGAAGGTTTAATAATAATTGGATACTGGAAATCTAGCTCGAGCGTATCCTTCGTTTCAGGTGTACAAATGGTTGTTTTCGGATACGAAAAGCCGTACTTTTCACACATTTCATAGAAATTTTCTTTTAAGACAATTTGATTCATTAATGTTTCGTCAATATAAGGAACGGTGTAGTAATGGGAAAGTTCCGATTTGTTTTTGATAATCAATTTCGCGTAATCATCTCCACATGCCATTAATAATAACGGCATATTTGGATGATGACTCGCCACTTGAATAAGGGCAGGAACAAATACTTTGTCCGTATTTAAATCTGGAATCACTTCAAAATCTAAAATACTGCTATGTTGTGTCGCTGTTAAGTTTGCACGTCCTAATACAAGAGGTTTCACACCATACGCTTCATGAAACGCGCGTGCCATTCCATATGCATTCATATCTGAACCGAGTAATACCGGTAAAAAAGCTGTAGTCGTCATAATATCTCACTTTCTTCTTATATACTTTTCCATCCAAAAGTATACCATTAAATGGCCTAATTAGAAAAACCCATCTTTGCAGATGGACTTTGCGTTGAAAATTTCCCATCATTCTTTCAAAATCGCCCATATGGAAGGTGTTTTTACCCATAGGAACCGAAAACTTCCCATAGCGGATTCATTTTTTCCCATAGAGGTCGAAAAATTGCCCATTGAGTACAATTCCTAGTTCATTTTTGTGATTGGCAATAAAAAAAGGGAAAATCGACAATCCGATTTCCCCTTCCAAGTTAAAACGCGTTACATTTGTTGTACATCGATGATGTTATTTCATATTGGATGAATCTTTATCAATTGTTTCTTTCATTAATTCAAATAAAGATAATTCATATAATTGTTTTCCTTCTACTTTAAAAACACCGTTTTCCACTAAATCATCGATGACGTGTGATTTTTTGTTTTCTAGTGAGTTTTCTTTTGGTGCAAACATGCGTCATTCTCCTTTAAATCTTTCTAGCATGTTTACTATACCCGTTAGTCATCGTTTAAAACGTTCTCTTACAGTTTCCGGAATGATGGGAATGATGGCCCATCCAATCATCGTTCCAAGGGTATTCAACCATAAATCATCCACATCGCTACTCCGCATTTGAGGAAGCTGGAGAAGCTCAATGGACAACGAAAGGAGAAATCCAGTGGCAATATTCACAAAGAAGTGTTCTCCTTTTCGCGACAAAAGTGCCACGAAAAATCCGATAGGAATAAACATGAGAATATTCCCTAAAAAGTTGATGAAGAATGGTTCCCATAAATTTAAATACTTAATCGCATTGTACGTTTCCACGATCACTCGAAATGGCTCCGTATTGATGGCTTGATGATGCCCATTTGACATGAAAATTGTCGTTCCACTGTAACTTATTTTCGGGAAAATCGTTTGAGATAATAATCCGATGAGGAATAATAAAAAAGCATAGATACCAATTTCTCGCAACAACTTTACTTGTCGATGCCGCTTTTTCCAAATGATGTAGCGATAAATAGCAACAATTGGCAACACAAGTAACATATATAATCCCATCGAGGATAAGTACGATAGTATAATGTGCATAGGGATTCTCATTTCTTAAAAGAGTTACGTTTAGTCTATTGCAATTCACCTATCGATTCAAGAATAGAAGGAGGTGGCGGTGATGAAATTTCTAATTCGCTTATTGTTGCTGGTTGTAATTTTGTATGCACTTAGCCCGTTTTGGAGAGGTCCGGCAAGTCAATATATCGACGTTTCATGGCTTGATCCAATCGATGCGCAAATGGCGGAATGGTGGGATGACTTAAAAGCAAATCCATATGTAAAGGAAATAGCGAATGACTTACGAAATGAAACGACCGAGATAAAAGAAAAAATACCCGCTCCTACTCTTGAAAAACCAGATACCGAATTATTTGCCGTCAACAATATTCAACTTGGGGATTCAGAAGATGATGTGATTTCTTTGTACGGTAAACCTGACCGAATCTCGATGAATGAATACAAGCAGTCTTGGTATACGTATCATCAAGACTATCAGCATTTTTTCATGCTGACATATGATGCAGAAAAAAAGGTAAACGGATTTTATACAAACCAAGATTTACTGTCATCGAAGGATGGTATAAAGTGGAAATCCTCGAAAGAGTCCATTCGCACACTTTACGGAGAACCTTTAAAAAGCATTCGGAAAGGGCTTGTGTCGTACATTATTTCGAATGAAGATATTGATACGTATTTGTTAGACGGACAATATGTAACTTTCTTTTACGATAAACATGCGAACAATGAGTTAACAGCTATCCAAGTTCTCTCCGAATCGATGGAAATGAAAAAAGAAGAAAATTACGCGGCTCCTAATCCGACGCTGGAAGAGGCATTCGCGGTGCAATTATTCGATCTTACAAATGCTGAACGTGTCAGTCACGGGTTAAGCGTATTGGAATGGAGTACTACTGCTGCTAAATCAGCAGTCCTTCATAGCTCTGATATGGCGAAAAATAACTATTTTGCCCATGAAAACTTATCAGGACAATCCCCTTTTGATCGTATGGAAGCACAAGGTCTCCGTTTTCGACTCGCTGGAGAAAATCTAGCATACGGACAAAATAGCAGTATTTTTGCACACGAAGGGTTGATGAACTCTCTCGGTCATAGGGAGAATATTTTATTAGCCGACTATACAAACCTAGGTGTGGGAGTCGACATCAACGACAAAAAACAACCTTATTACACGGAGAACTTTTTTGGAAAATAAAACTCCCTTCCTAGTAAAAACAGCGAGCAGAAACATGTTGTCATTCTGCTCGCCATTCCATTAACCAACAGTCTCGCTTAACCCCTTCATGCCATTCATGTTTGGGAAGAAGTTTAATCTGTTGAAACCCACACTTCTCATAGACCGCTACTGCTCTCCGGTTCTCCACTTGTGGATCTAATATGATTCTTTCTGCACCTAGCTCCTTTTGTAAAAAGCCGACCATAGTAGCCACCATTTTTGTACCGATTCCTTTGTTCCAGTAACTCGTTTCTCCGATAAACTGGTCCATTCCAAATACCTTCCCAGCAGGACTGTCATAGGAATATTCCTTTTGATGTTCCTTGTTCACTTCGTAATACTGAATGTATCCAATTGGCTGGCCATGATAGGAAACAATGCAAGGAATCGCGATATCTTTTTCCTCTAGAAAAACTCGCCGAACTTTTTCTTCATCAAATGGATTGTCTCTACCTTCATAAAAGGCAAGTACGACAGGATCTTGTAGCCACTTCGCCATAAGGTGAATATGTTCGGTTGTCATAGGCAGAAATTCTATTTCATGTGAAGGCACATGTATCCCCCTTTCTAAATTTATTCCAATTATTTTACGATTGGACGTTTTGCGCAAGATTGCCAATCGAAAATAAATGCTTGTTGTCGGAGGGTTAAATTTTCCGGAAGTGACCCTGTTTCAAAAAACTGATGGTCATGGGACTCCTCTTTATTCGTCCGAATTTCTCCTTCGGGTACCTTACTTTGAAAGATAATTTGAATGCCATACACTTTGTCACCATTTGGATAAGTAGCAAATCCATTTTCACCGGAATAAATGCCAAAAAGCTCCAAATTTTCAACGATCAAACCTGTTTCCTCGAACACTTCGCGTTTAGCCGCTTCTTCAAACGTTTCGCCAATTTCCATCAACCCGCCTGGTATGCACCAGCTGTCTTCGTCTTTGCGATGTTGCAAAAGTATCGAATTGCCTTTTTCTAAAATGACACCACAACCTACCGTTAAGAGCATATCTGAACCAATTTTCTTTCGTATTTGGCGAATATAATCCATTTATCGTAACCCCCTTTTGTCTTTAGCGTATCATAAAAACCCTCTACCATTTCATCGGTAGAGGGTGCTCGACATTTTCATCTATTCCGCTTTTTTAGCGGTAATCACTAATTTACCTTTTGCATGATGTGTTTCACTCACTGCATGTGCATCTTGCACACCTTTTTCAGTTAAAGGAAATTCTTGTCCAATAATTGGCTGTAATTTCTTTTCTTCAAATAGTGTTGCGAGAAGTTGAAGTTGTTCTCCGTTTGGCTCTAACCAAACGAGTCCCGCTTTCACTTCTTTTTCTTTTGCAAGGTGTTCATCTGGGGGTTGGACGATTGATACGAGTGTCCCGCCTTTCTTTAACACCTCAAAACTTTTTGTTTGGATGTCTCCACCCATTGTATCTAAAACGATATCTAGGTCATTTACTACATCCCAGAAATTCTCTTCTTTGTAATTAATCACACGGTCTGCCCCTAGTGATGTCAGAAACTCGATATTTTTCCCGCTTGCAGTCGTGTATACATACGCACCATATGCTTTCGCAAGTTGAATAGCAAACGTTCCTACACCACCAGCACCTGCATGGATTAATACGCGATTTCCTTCTTTTATGGAGCTGAAGTCGACTAAGCATTGATATGCTGTCAGTCCTGCAAGAGGAATTGCAGCCGCTTCTTCAAATGTCATGGAATCAGGCATTTTTGCTATCAAGTTTTCATCTACTGCTACATATTCTGCGTACGTACCACGATTTGTTGTCGCAGGTCGTGCAAATACGCGTTCGCCAATTTCCACGTTGTCTACAGCTTTGCCTTTTTCTTTTACAACGCCTGCCACATCCCAACCTAAAATAATAGGAAATTCAAATGGCATCATTTCTTTTAAATAGCCTTCTCGAACTTTCCAGTCAATTGGATTGACAGAAGTGGCGTATACTTCCACTAATACTTGATTGTCCTGCAAATTGGGCATTTCCATTTCCTGTTCTTTTAAAACTTCTTTCCCACCGTACGATTGAATGACTACTGCTTTCATCAAATCTCCTCCATTCATTAATGAAAGGAAGTGTATCAAATACTGCTCATAAATTCACGTACACTGCCTCAAGTAAAAACATTCCAATAACTGGTTGTCTGCTGTGAATATTCTGATAATGTAAATAGTAGATAGTAAAGAAAGGAGAATCTACATGACAGAATCGACAGAAAGAATGATTCACGTCCAAGATCTTCGTAAAAATTATGGTAATTTCCAAGCGGTGGATGGCATTTCATTCCACGTAAAACAAGGGGAAATATTCGGCTTACTTGGACCAAATGGCGCTGGGAAATCCACTACAATCGAAATGCTTGTCGGACTTCGAAAACCAGATGGTGGAACTGCAACTATACGCGGATTTGATGTCGTTCGTGATTTACATCAAGTTAAAGAAGTAATTGGCATTCAGCTGCAATCTACCACATTATTTGAATTGTTAACGGTAAAGGAAATACTTGAACTGTACGCTAGTTTTTACAAGAAAAGTATCCCTCTCGAGCCGTTAATTGACGATATGTTATTAACTGAAAAAACAAATAGCCGCATTAAAACGTTATCTGGCGGTCAAAAGCAGCGTCTTGCGATTGCGTTAGCTCTCGTCCATGATCCATTCATTATCTTTTTAGATGAGCCAACAACTGGTCTCGATCCGCAAGCACGCCGCACGCTATGGGATATCATTTTAAAGCTAAAAGACAAAGGGAAAACGACTGTGTTGACGACCCATTACATGGATGAAGCTCAAGTTCTCTGTGATCGAATCGCAATAATGGATCAAGGAAAATTGATTGGACTAAATACGGCAAATGGATTGATTAAGCAGTTGAATGCAGACAGCACGGTGGAGTTTTTCGCGAAAGTGGAAATCGCGACTGCTGAATTAGAATCGTTAAACGGTGTTTTGCAAGTAGAAACAAGAAAAGGACGCTACACATTATTCA
The Paenisporosarcina cavernae genome window above contains:
- a CDS encoding aspartate/glutamate racemase family protein, encoding MKKTLGIIGGVGPLATMLLGEMIVKHTKAAKDQDHLPFVISNNTSIPDRTAHILDNAKPSPVPKMVEDGKKLTAFGVDVLAIPCNTAHSFYEEIQEQLDIPVLHMIRETAKKTVSLGVKRVGILATSGTIFSKVYQQAFEEVGVETIIPDNDIQELVMSVIYDDVKAGKPTNRENWETIIHAMEQKGCESFILGCTELSIVREELALSEKYIDSLLVLAEAAIVACGYDVVNPE
- a CDS encoding ATP-grasp domain-containing protein, with the translated sequence MTTTAFLPVLLGSDMNAYGMARAFHEAYGVKPLVLGRANLTATQHSSILDFEVIPDLNTDKVFVPALIQVASHHPNMPLLLMACGDDYAKLIIKNKSELSHYYTVPYIDETLMNQIVLKENFYEMCEKYGFSYPKTTICTPETKDTLELDFQYPIIIKPSNSVAYWNVSFPGKKKVFVAHDEAEKTAILTAIYNSPYQDNLTIQEFIPGDDSYMRVLNAYVGKDGKVKLMSLGNPILEEHSPEGIGSYAAIINTFDEALLDKVRFFLEDIGYVGCANFDMKYDSRDGQYKLFEINLRNGRSSYYVTASGHNLMKYVADDHIFNVPQELTYAKDEHLWMIIPKGVLFKYAQNGALLDKAKKLIAQGKVTNHLFYKKDFHWQRWMKLMMNNLNYYRKYKKYFNNKGLSE
- a CDS encoding Fur-regulated basic protein FbpA; the protein is MFAPKENSLENKKSHVIDDLVENGVFKVEGKQLYELSLFELMKETIDKDSSNMK
- a CDS encoding VanZ family protein, coding for MHIILSYLSSMGLYMLLVLPIVAIYRYIIWKKRHRQVKLLREIGIYAFLLFLIGLLSQTIFPKISYSGTTIFMSNGHHQAINTEPFRVIVETYNAIKYLNLWEPFFINFLGNILMFIPIGFFVALLSRKGEHFFVNIATGFLLSLSIELLQLPQMRSSDVDDLWLNTLGTMIGWAIIPIIPETVRERFKR
- a CDS encoding CAP domain-containing protein; the protein is MKFLIRLLLLVVILYALSPFWRGPASQYIDVSWLDPIDAQMAEWWDDLKANPYVKEIANDLRNETTEIKEKIPAPTLEKPDTELFAVNNIQLGDSEDDVISLYGKPDRISMNEYKQSWYTYHQDYQHFFMLTYDAEKKVNGFYTNQDLLSSKDGIKWKSSKESIRTLYGEPLKSIRKGLVSYIISNEDIDTYLLDGQYVTFFYDKHANNELTAIQVLSESMEMKKEENYAAPNPTLEEAFAVQLFDLTNAERVSHGLSVLEWSTTAAKSAVLHSSDMAKNNYFAHENLSGQSPFDRMEAQGLRFRLAGENLAYGQNSSIFAHEGLMNSLGHRENILLADYTNLGVGVDINDKKQPYYTENFFGK
- a CDS encoding GNAT family N-acetyltransferase; the encoded protein is MPSHEIEFLPMTTEHIHLMAKWLQDPVVLAFYEGRDNPFDEEKVRRVFLEEKDIAIPCIVSYHGQPIGYIQYYEVNKEHQKEYSYDSPAGKVFGMDQFIGETSYWNKGIGTKMVATMVGFLQKELGAERIILDPQVENRRAVAVYEKCGFQQIKLLPKHEWHEGVKRDCWLMEWRAE
- a CDS encoding NUDIX hydrolase; its protein translation is MDYIRQIRKKIGSDMLLTVGCGVILEKGNSILLQHRKDEDSWCIPGGLMEIGETFEEAAKREVFEETGLIVENLELFGIYSGENGFATYPNGDKVYGIQIIFQSKVPEGEIRTNKEESHDHQFFETGSLPENLTLRQQAFIFDWQSCAKRPIVK
- a CDS encoding NADP-dependent oxidoreductase, with translation MKAVVIQSYGGKEVLKEQEMEMPNLQDNQVLVEVYATSVNPIDWKVREGYLKEMMPFEFPIILGWDVAGVVKEKGKAVDNVEIGERVFARPATTNRGTYAEYVAVDENLIAKMPDSMTFEEAAAIPLAGLTAYQCLVDFSSIKEGNRVLIHAGAGGVGTFAIQLAKAYGAYVYTTASGKNIEFLTSLGADRVINYKEENFWDVVNDLDIVLDTMGGDIQTKSFEVLKKGGTLVSIVQPPDEHLAKEKEVKAGLVWLEPNGEQLQLLATLFEEKKLQPIIGQEFPLTEKGVQDAHAVSETHHAKGKLVITAKKAE
- a CDS encoding ABC transporter ATP-binding protein, whose product is MTESTERMIHVQDLRKNYGNFQAVDGISFHVKQGEIFGLLGPNGAGKSTTIEMLVGLRKPDGGTATIRGFDVVRDLHQVKEVIGIQLQSTTLFELLTVKEILELYASFYKKSIPLEPLIDDMLLTEKTNSRIKTLSGGQKQRLAIALALVHDPFIIFLDEPTTGLDPQARRTLWDIILKLKDKGKTTVLTTHYMDEAQVLCDRIAIMDQGKLIGLNTANGLIKQLNADSTVEFFAKVEIATAELESLNGVLQVETRKGRYTLFTNDLQNTLVSLLQFANERDITLSDLQTHTATLEDVFIQMTGRSLRES